One window of the Ammospiza caudacuta isolate bAmmCau1 chromosome 9, bAmmCau1.pri, whole genome shotgun sequence genome contains the following:
- the LOC131561466 gene encoding LOW QUALITY PROTEIN: prominin-1-A-like (The sequence of the model RefSeq protein was modified relative to this genomic sequence to represent the inferred CDS: substituted 1 base at 1 genomic stop codon), whose amino-acid sequence MQNPLLWLQLVCVETLNGSTHPIPKGCRWCGAERAGRLPSGSPRATQFLGWGRRKPARAGELSGEGRELSPVQGGGRTWALAHCGRTLPQRWVRRGVRGLGERQDRXAPTTPTAPLGARVSTGAAAMELGDVWKPTYGPGPEAPGSSTPGLVAMAHGFLRLVQPNALPTELINFEQSQSGFSRDDINELLLYELGFLVCAAIGVLLIILVPLVGFCFCCCRCCGHCGGRMYQKQRRRMRCRRRALWASVLLLSALLLAGGVCALISNSRFSQAVKSTFPNVNNTLDNVHTYLASIPQQVDFVIDKSDVPLSYANRSLQDIGPKLGSMITSRIRNSTDGALGSLQILLKGMETLNDTFAKIAIHCSDLEELQSSYSQGLVSLRDRLNGTLQKCGLPCHRVSLEGLAFSANFSMIPGVEQQLQALREVSESNIKSDLEEVNTTLGMTPDKVQEQSQEVVAKSQDQLLLIRQEIRNLQGRLPLLDVEQKIGAFVNNATSMLEKYREPIVAWDGLRLILCALLCCTVLLVVLCNVFGLLLGPLGLKEGVLPTQRSSLSNAGGNFFMAGVGFSFIFYWLLMLLVMIIFVLGGNIYMLLCESWHNQQLFQLLDTPGKIPNFNLSELLGLKGDTTNFSEIYRQCQHDASLWQTLHLDQSVSLDELLNISQYAGDISTAFEKMDITLSPIYLLNQSQKDLLLRASQAAQPPNFTLTLEQLDQNMTQGSLLDLAAELEQLAENLGTDVKKDLEDNARELRDLEKEMQGNFSGPLQSLKENIHSVQSGAAQLEEQTTAALDKASKTQEFLEREMPNIIKNETLAFLEQLLDFFETYISWAKSRVTKDVARCKPIAQSLDDVEIIGCDYIMDSVNAFWFSLGWCTLFLLPSIVLSVRLAKFYRRMDTADVYRNEDFEMPPTFNSYKIPRPSTRH is encoded by the exons ATGCAAAACCCGCTTCTGTGGCTACAGCTTGTTTGTGTTGAAACTCTGAACGGCTCCACGCACCCCATCCCGAAAGGATGCAGATGGTGTGGGGCGGAGCGGGCGGGACGGCTGCCCTCGGGATCACCCCGGGCCACCCAgttcctgggctggggcaggaggaaaCCAGCACGGGCAGGGGAGCTTAGCggagagggaagagag CTGAGCCCGGTACAGGGAGGCGGCCGG ACCTGGGCGCTGGCACACTGCGGCCGGACCCTGCCGCAGCGGTGGGTGCGCAGAGGTGTCAGAGGACTGGGTGA GAGGCAGGACAGGTGAGCCCCGACGACGCCGACAGCTCCTCTCGGTGCCCGGGTgtccacaggagctgctgcgATGGAGCTGGGGGATGTCTGGAAGCCCACGTACGGCCCTGGCCCCGAGGCGCCGGGGAGCAGCACGCCGGGGCTGGTGGCGATGGCGCACGGCTTCCTGCGGCTGGTGCAGCCCAACGCCCTGCCCACAG AGCTGATTAATTTTGAGCAGTCCCAGAGTGGGTTCAGCCGAGATGACATCAATGAG ctgctgctctacGAACTGGGTTTCCTGGTCTGCGCGGCCAttggagtcctcctcatcatcctAGTGCCGCTGGTGGgattctgcttctgctgctgccgctgctgcgGGCACTGCGGGGGCCGCATGTACCAGAAGCAGCGCCGGCGGATGCGCTGCCGGCGCCGGGCGCTCTGGGCCTCCGTGCTGCTGCTCTCCGCCTTGCTCCT GGCTGGTGGTGTCTGTGCCCTCATCAGCAACAGCCGCTTCTCCCAGGCTGTGAAGAGCACCTTCCCCAATGTGAACAACACTCTGGACAACGTCCACACCTACCTGGCCTCCATCCCCCAG caagtTGATTTTGTCATCGACAAGAGCGATGTCCCACTGAGCTATGCCAACCGCAGCCTGCAGG ACATTGGGCCCAAACTGGGCAGCATGATCACCTCCCGCATCAGGAACAGCACGGATGGGGCTCTGGGATCTCTCCAGATCCTCTTGAAAG ggatggagacacTGAATGACACCTTTGCCAAGATTGCCATCCACTGCTCAGACCtcgaggagctgcagagcagctacAGCCAGGGGCTGGTCAGCCTGAGGGACAGGCTCAATGGCACCCTGCAGAAATGTGGCCTCCCCTGCCACCGAGTGTCCCTGGAGGGGCTCGCCTTCAGTGCCAACTTCAGCATg ATCCCAggtgtggagcagcagctgcaggcactgcgTGAGGTGTCTGAGTCAAACATAAAGTCTGATTTAGAGGAG GTTAACACAACGCTGGGCATGACCCCTGATAAGGTGCAAGAGCAGTCCCAAGAGGTGGTGGCAA AGAGCCAGgaccagctgctcctcatcaggcAGGAGATCAGGAACTTGCAGGGAAGGTTGCCACTCCTGGATGTGGAGCAGAAAATTGGCGCCTTTGTGAACAATGCCACATCCATGCTGGAGAAGTACAGGGAGCCGATCGTGGCCTGGGATGGGCTCAg GTTGATCCTGTGTGCCCTCCTGTGCTGCACGGTGCTGCTGGTGGTCCTCTGCAATGTTtttgggctcctgctggggccCCTGGGGCTGAAGGAAGGTGTGCTGCCCACACAGCGCAGCAGCCTCTCCAATGCTGGCGGGAACTTCTTCATGGC AGGGGTTGGCTTCAGTTTCATCTTCTACTGGCTGCTCATGCTGCTGGTGATGATCATCTTCGTGCTGGGGGGGAACATTTACATGCTCCTCTGTGAGTCCTGGCACAACCAGCAGCTCTTCCAG CTCCTGGACACCCCTGGCAAGATCCCTAACTTCAatctctcagagctgctgggcctGAAGGGTGACACAACAAACTTCTCAGAGATATACAG gcagtgccagcacgACGCGTCCCTGTGGCAAACTCTGCACTTGGACCAGAGCGTGTCCCTGGACGAGCTCCTGAATATCAGCCAG TACGCAGGAGACATCTCCACAGCTTTTGAGAAGATGGACATCACCCTAAGCCCCATCTACCTGCTCAACCAGAGCCAGAAGGACCTGCTGCTGAGGGCCAGTCAGGCTGCACAGCCTCCCAACTTCACCCTCACCCTGgagcag CTGGATCAGAATATGACTCAAGGAAGCCTCCTGGATCTGGCTGCAGAgttggagcagctggcagaaaaCCTG GGCACAGACGTGAAGAAGGACCTGGAAGATAATGCTCGTGAACTGAGGGATCTGGAAAAGGAGATGCAGGGGAACTTCTCTGGGCCACTG CAAAGTCTGAAGGAGAACATCCACTCAGTGCAGAGTGGGGCTGCCCAGCTGGAG GAACAGACAACAGCTGCACTGGACAAAGCCAGCAAAACCCAGGAGTTCCTGGAGAGGGAGATGCCAAACATCATCAAGAAC GAGACATTGGCCTTCCTGGAGCAGCTGTTGGATTTCTTTGAGACCTACATTTCATGGGCCAAGAGCAGG gtgacaAAAGATGTGGCACGTTGCAAGCCCATAGCTCAGTCCTTGGATGATGTGGAGATCATTGGCTGTGACTATATCATGGACTCTGTG AATGCCTTCTGgttcagcctgggctggtgcaccttgttcctgctgcccagcatcGTCCTGTCTGTCAGACTTGCCAAGTTTTACCGCCGTATGGATACTGCTGATGTGTAcag GAATGAAGACTTTGAGAT